AGCTGACGCTCTTTCTTGCGCAGGATCTTGATGGTCTCCGCGTGCCTCCTCTTCTCCTCGTCCATCTCAAGCTCCATGTCCTTGATGCGAGCCTCCAATTTGCTGATGATGCGCTTGCCACCAACAATGGCATTGGCTTCAACTTCCTCCAGACGTACAGAGATGTTCTGGAAAAGGCGCAAGTAGTATGAAGTCGTAATTTGAAGCAATTATAAGTTATAACTTGTTCGATTCAAAATTGTTTATGTTGATGTTTCTTCTGtgtgcaatatttttttgtataatattgtaTACTAAAGGATGTGTGTACTTTTAAggtacttattgtttttaattattcttaCCTTGACTTCAATCTCGAGGGACTTCTTAACGGCTTCGATCTTGACGATCCTCTCCTGTTCTTCATGCAAGTGCTCGACGGTGTGTTTCAATTCAGTCTGCAATGATTTTTTAATAGTTATTGTTATAGGTAAATTATTGTGGGTAATTTCTGAATCCCTATCTcggaaattaaaaagaagaatatAAATTCTACtatcgtaataaaaaaaaacaaattacgtTGTTTTAACGTTAACTATATCAAAATAAGTTGTTTAAGTGTTGTAATAAACATTAATGTGATACGAAGTTGTTCTTTATCTAttcaaagatattttttaaatagtaggTTGTGATTAATAACGGTTAACCGAGGAGAATGTCCTTACCTGCACACGCTGGTATCTCTCGTCTGACACACGCAGCTCCTTAGTGATCTCATCGTAGTCAGCGGCTACGGCAGCCAACTCCTGCTCGATCTTGGCCTTGCTGCTGGACAGGTTCACGTTGATAACGGTCAGCTCGTTGATGCGCGTCTGCGATTCTTCGTACATTTGCTCCACCGAGCGCTTGGCGCGAAGGGCCTGTTGAACATACGAGTATGTTAGTTTTATCGGTTCCCTAAGACAAATAAAAGACTTACCTATATTCGCCATGAACTTGCAGTCAGAAATCGAAAAGACCGACtgatttctttttcaatttatgGAAATGGTAAAGTTATTTAAAACCGCTGTGGTTTTCAGTGGCGGATTTGCAGAGTTTGGACAAGAACGGACTATCAAGTCGAAAACTCTCAGTCTAGTTTATAAAGACTAGTCAAGAGACTATATTTTACTGACCTGCTCGTAATTGCCACGGATCTCCTCGACCTCGCCGGTGAGCGACTGTATCCTACGCTGAGCAACACCATACTGGTCCAGTGTAACCTGGAGTTGCCTCTGGACTTCATCGTAGTGGGTCTGGATCTCAGTGAGCTGCAACCAAGAATATTTTTTAGTATAAATTCAAGACTCTCAAAAAGGCTTTATAGATCATACCCAATATCGGtaactaataattataattatattttttcgtgATGACTGAATTCTAAAATCAAACAGATACATTACCTGCAGAGACTGCTTCTTGATGGTCTTCTGCAGGTCAATGTTGGTCTTGTTGGCGACATCCAGAGAGAGCTCCAGCTCCGTGATCTGGATCTGCAGCTTCTTCTTGATACGGGTTACCTCCGTCTTCAACTTGGTCTCCGCCTCAACCACGCGAGCGTTCAGCTGCTCGATCTCGATGCTGGTCTGCTTGCTGTtcaaaacaatgaaaaaaaaatagttgttgtttatttattcaaaaatcttttacagattttttttaccaaagtaagggattagtttatttttaattaaaatatgtcaaaaaaaacGGTTCGAGTATTTAACAACATTTAAACGATTATTTATGCGGTGTGGATTTATACCTTGTATCAATTAGAAGCCTGGTGTTTAAACGATCAAACTGTTTTAAAGTTTCCTTCAAGTCACTCAACGTTTGCATGTAAGTTTCCTGTATAGCCGGGTATTCAGTTTCAACCGTCACAATACATCTCCTGGGCGAAACTTCGCGGATGCTCCTTACAGCTTCCGATAAACTTTCAGAGAATTTACTTTCTGACATTTTTGATATGTTGGATATTCTACTTTCAGACATCATCGAAGATATTAAATTTTCTGTGGATCTAGCCAAACTACGATCAATAAGAGCTTTACGAGCGTGTAAGTCCATCTTTCTCATCTGTCCTTCAGCACAATTTTTTCTGGTTTCCTGAAGAAGTGTCTGTGCGATTGCTTTAGCAGATTTACCTCTATACATCATTGCCTTTCCGCGCAATTCTGCTCCCACATTTGCTTCCCTCTCGTATTGCTGAAGTTCTTTTTCAATTTCATCCATTCTTTTTTTCTGTCTTTCGGCTTTAATTGCTTCTCGTTccacttttttcttcttagcTTTCACAGTTACACTTTCTACACCGACGTGTTTTGTCACATTTGCTGCAGCTGCTGTAGCAACTACTGTGATCGGAGCACGTttacttatattatacttatttaaatcctTTTTCGCTTGCTCGGATACTTCGCGCGCGATCCGCGTTAAATCTTCGTTAGAGTATGCACGCACTGGTTTATCAAAACGATACTTTTCTAGCCCCCTTTCGTTATTCCACGGAAGATGGGGAGGTTTGCTCGAGACGCCGCGCTCTTTCGCACTGATATAGTCTATCATTGGCTGATAAAAGTTGATGCCGTAGCCATAATTATCTTCGTACACAGCGGTGGGTGGCCTGTTCCACTTACAGTAGTTAGGCACTTTAACAGGTGCCATGCTGTTGAAAGATTTACGTTCGCTGATCGATCGTTTCGTTTGAATTATCACTCAGCCCGCCCGACGAGCGTAGCCAGGGGCCGAGGTTGCGTAATTGGGACGCTAAGAAACACAGCAGCGTCTTTTGTAGATTTTCATTAGTACTAGATGTGCCAAAGTTTTATGTGATCACTGGTAATATTCACCAATCGCATGACTAGTTAAATATAAATGGAATTCGTGCCAATTATTTGAGTCATATCTTATTCGATGATACGTTGGACCGGTTTAATTTCATCCCGGAAATACGTGGAAACAAAACGCATTTCCTCATCCACAATGCGGTCATGACGACTTCTTGTGTTGCCTTTAGCGTATTTGCATACCAATATCGATTTCTCTGATTTATTAGTACCCTTGATGATTTACTGGTCCAATACTGTCAAATGTCAATCTAGTATTGGCGGGGGTCCAGTGATGGAAGTATGTCATGGTTGTGATTTGATGAGGCCTGTCGGTTGCGTGTTTGGATGACATTCGTCAGTCATTAAGGGCGAAAAGAGAGGGGAGTCGGTGCTGAAAGATACTTTGGTCTTGTAGTTCCGATTTGGCGATCACCAGCGCATGTGCACTCTGTAATTATTGTATTCAGTTGGTCGTGATACTTTAGTGTGCAGGCATGTGTTTTGTGGGCTAGGTAAGTGATTTTCTGAAACACTGTTTTCTTAACACGTTGAACGTTGTTGTGATTATAACATTATCTACTGATTGAAAACAATATCACTTCTTAATCGAAAACTAAGAGAGTGAAAGTATCCACACTATTTCCCCGATCAAGTAGTTCCTTAAGTGCTGATTATAGAGAGTGAACTCACCGGATGGCTTCGATCTCTTCCTCCTTCTCTTGGAGGCGGCGCTCGGCCTCGTGACGGAACTGGCCCAGTTCGGTGGCCAGTCTCATCGCGCGCTGCTCCTCAGCTTTGCGGCCCTGTAATACAACGTGTAACCCTTCATTactcatacttacttatatctttcttttttaacgtgacttttcAACGTGAAATGGGGAAATCTTGATActagttttacttttaaattggtTTAATTGTGATGAATTACGTCCAATTCACTGTCCTAATTATCAATAGGTATATTCAGTACCTAAAAATGCTGCTAGACCTTATAAAAAAGTATACTAGTATCATCTTGTTATGCTAATCTGTGTTGTCTAATTTCTGTTTTCTAATGAACAATGGCTGTCTTGCAATGCGATCCAATAATTCGTTTTCAATTGCTCTAGCGAATCTTTTACCGTATGGTATTGTCTATGATTTCAGAAGCAAGAACGCTGACGTCCTCATTGctataaatattgttttctatttGCAGAGGCAGGTACATTGGCAGTCTAGTTCGTTTTATTTAGTGTCTGAATCTCTGCCAAAGTGTTGCTAACGACAGCCTATTAATTACACCGAGGACTATAATACTGTCAAATGCAATAATTAATTGTATGTTGATTTAGGATAATAAGTAAAGAGCTCAAGACGTTCCCATTAGACTATAGTTTTGTGTAGATGCAAAATTAGCATCCTTATTCCTATTGATTTAGGCTAGAACCATGTATCAGTCCTTTGAAATAATGTTTACGCCTTCTTCGAGAATAATCTTGTGtatgaagaaaaaatataggAAATAAAGACATCACGTAATAATTAGACTGTTCAATATGTACCTAGAAAGttgtaagtagtaggtaagtacttaaaattgaatttaaatatcTAGTTCATTCTGAAATTCATACCGTCATACTTTTACATTTCTATTCACCTAGAATCTTACTACTGCACTGATCTTAGGTCGATATTAATATCAAATATCAGCACCGGCTGCGAGTTGTTTCtttcttgtggctctacccattCCAATAAAGGGTGCTTAAACATCGATATTTGAGAAAACCCCGTTgcaaaatttaaattactttctaAGTTAAGTATCCATGGAAAGGTGGGAAAAACTATCCGCGGGATGTACTGGTGCATCTAATAAGCTTTTGTAAAATGCCATGGCCATCTAAGTCCGGACTCGAGGGCCTTTggtgtttgtttttgttgtttttttacgGTATCATAACTTACGGCCTCAGCCTCCTTGTAGGCGGCGGTGAGTTCCTCTCGCTCGTTCTCAAGACGGCGCAGCTCGATCTCGAGCTCGTGAAGACGGCGGGTCAACTCGGTGAGGTTGGCGCGGGCGTCGTGCAGTTCATCTGCAAATAAACGCACGTTCAATCTTCATATTACATACCTTGTGAACATTATTTCATTAACACTTGTTACATCCTGGTCACTTCATAGAAAACATCTCGTTTTACgctgacactacacattgaagttatacgtctgacgcccatacgattgaagactaaagtaagaccgagggggtgggtaaacctagctcaggcgctggtagggagcggagagttgccgttcaatacgtagtattaatttttattttatgctcTTGTTTCCAGTAATGGTATATGTAAATCCATCATCAGCTTCCTCCATAATAACTTCCTCTCAACTTTAGTGACATCAAAGTAAGATACGTACATTATTATGctattttgtttaataattactGGACGTTTCGATACTCTAGTCTACATCTAATGTATGAATTCACCATCACGAAGGTCTCATTACTCATGATgatttatttcattcattttaatataagtacaacTGTTGCACAGAATTATATAGTCTTTCAGCATTAGAGCTTGGGTAGTATAGATAACAATGTCACCATTACTAACTAATTAATCTAATGTCAGTTGGATTGATTGACGCCTCATCAAGGTCAAGGCCAAATTGTGCAAATAATATTAATCATccgtattaataaattatttcctgttttatttatttgcagtCCTATTATACTTGTTCCaatattacgtatatatattCTGATATAATACGTCGGCGTTCGGCCTCTGGGccgaaaacttttttatatacttacctatgttCTTTAACCATTctcatttcgttttttttttcgtgaatAGATTTTATGTTCAGCCTACATTGTGCcacatattaaataaattatctaatCTTAAAAACTCATCGTTACCTAGTAAGTTAATTCAGGCCATGTATCTTTGAAGCGGGGAACATTTTGGACTTATGAGGCATGACACTTACCACCCAGTTTCTTGTTTTCGCGACCAAGGGCGTCCTTCTGTTCGCGGGTCTTGTCGAGCTCGTGCGTGATGCGCTGCACTTCAGTCTGCTTGTTGCGCAGGTCACGTTGCGTCTGCTCATACAACTGCACCGTCTCCTCGAGGCGCGACTTGATCTCAATGTTGACACGCTCCAGCTGCTCGGTCCTCTTCTGCAGCTCCCGAGCAGTACCGTTGGCCTTCTCGAGGTCGATGATGAGAACCTCCACCTGAAATATTAAAGGTATTGTTGATTGTTACTCTGCTATAGTAGGTAAAGTTAAAATTTTGTTGTAATTGGTCAAATGGTGAAATTGTGGTGTATATAGGATACCTATATGTATAAAATTGATACTTAAGTTATTAATTCtttataactattattattatattatgtacataccTCGCTTTGCAGGCGGGACTTCTGCTTCTCAACGTTGCTGATCTTCTGGATGAGGGTCTCGATCTGCTCTTCCTGCTCCTGGATGCGGGCAGAGTACTTGCGGCGGAGCTCCTCGATCTCTTCTGCGCGCGCGGCGGCCTCAGCCTCGAATTTGGCCTTCCAGTGTAGCAGCTCGCCGTTGGACTTGACAAGCTGCCGTTCCAGGTCCAAGCGGGCTTCGGATTCCTCCTCAAGCTGGACGCGGACGGACTCGAGATCGATTTCAACCTGGAAGGGAATTTTGGAGATATTATTTATGCACGGCgtataaacaaagaaaaatcgaAGTCGTTAAATTGCTTGATTTTAAATAACGTTAAGTAATTACTTGATTATTGgtaaattttagaaaaaaaagagtTAATATAATAACCTGGTGGAGGTTGGCCTCGAGAATCGAGCGCCTCCTGTCCTCATCCTCGAGCCTGCGGCGCGCATCTTCGAGCTGGCTGGCGAGCTGGCTCTTAAGGTAAGACACGTTCTCAATGTTCACCTAgaagaaaaacataaatataagataaacataaatataggttcttattaaaaacattaaatgAATGTATTTGAATGGTTCAGGTTTCTCGTAACATTTTACAAACCTTAAGGTCTTGAACTTCCTTGATGAGCTCAACGTTCTCTTGAGACAGGCGCTGCTTGTGGGAGGTAATGTCCACAATGGTGCGGTTCAGCTCCTCGATCTTGATGTGCAGCTCAGAGATGGTGATATCGAGCCTCTCGACGGTCTTCTGGATGGTGATCTTCTCCTTGGTCACGTTCTCCACTTGGGCCAAAAGCTCGTACACTTCCGCTTGGAACTTGGACTTCTCCTTCTCAGCCCTGGAGACAAGGAAATAAATCTTGCCATCACCAAACAACAAAAAACCaaattaaagtatatttgatgaCATCATAGGTGACAGTGATTCGATGAATTTTAAATCGCACAGCGTTCGCAATAGGAGATGGTTTCGCACAGCTCTTAAGTCTAAATAACTAACAAACCATTCAATTAGTAATGATACATGGGTATATGTTAGGTGTAAGGTGGTGTATCCTCACCTGGCTTTGCCTTTGGTAAGCTGGTCGATTTGCTCCTGGAAGTCGACGACAATCTCCTGATGCTTCTTCTTAAGCAGGTGGGCGGTCTCCTCGGACTCCAGGTGGACATCTTCCAAGAGTTTGCGGAGCTTGGTCAGTTCGGTGTCACGTTTCCTGTTGATCTCGAACTGAAAAACGTACGAGATCGTTTAATAAGACCCCAAAACTTTTAATAAGATTTTGGGGTGCATTTTCTATTACTTGTacttgtttcttgttttttgTAGTTATTTTATAATGATTCATCATCTATTTAATTGTCCAAGGTCTATACTTTCAATCTATTAAAATGAGCTTGTGAACACTAGAAATAGATGATTGTATATGAAGGAGCACCAAATTTATATTCCTGAAAGAAACATGGTAATGACATCGCTTAGCAGTAACATAATTCGCATTGCAATATGAAATGTTTTTCGCAAAGCTGGATATCAATTCGTGTTCGGGTCCGAAAATTTTGTGAACTTAAAAATCGACCGTTTTTTATTTCTCCTGTATTTTTCACATGTCtcttctattttctttatttttgtcataCTTTGGTGGTTACCAGGTTACTTTTTCTCTTTACTATTCATATTCTggttttctttacttttattcAAAGTTTTGTTTCATTCATGATTAGCTTCTATTAATTCTTcatttttcaattccatatcATAACCTTCTTGTTTATTGTGTGTGGTGGGTAATACGGTGCTTGCTATGATTAGTTCACTTCTAAGTACTACATACATTTAAagatttgttttaatattttattatattattactgaTAATTACCTGGCTTTCGGCTCCGCCTTCAGCTTCCTCCAGCCTTTCAGATAGTTGAATAACTTGCACGCTTAAATCTGCCTTCTCCCTCTCGATCTGAAATAAACATCTTACTTAGATttcaaatttgaattatttatattttataagctATTGTCGATATTATCAGCAATTTTAAATTCAAGGATTAACAGTGGTTTAGCTATTATTGGTagtagttttaataaactagGTACGCTGAGAAATAAGTATGTCTGAGAAACAAAGCTAAAATGGCCAAGATTATAAAGAATGTATTATTGTTTGGGACTTAATAACTTAAGTACatctatttaatattaataactttGCAGACttttaaagaagaaaaaataaatagtatttacTAACATTCAATTAGTTATGGATTTATTAACACTAAAAATCATCAGGATAGAAACATGTctaaatattatgcaatgcCGGCGGTGTTGTTCTTAGACGCGTCCTTCACATATTTCAACATTGTCCTCATCTAAAATAAGAAACGGTTCATGTCTCACGGCACTGTGACTAACTCAAATATGTTTGCTACTTATACTCCggtctattattatatttctatattGTGGCATTCTCATCGGGAACGAGCATCATTTGGCCCAGTTTCAAAAGTGAGACCGGAGAGCGCGAAGTTGAGATTTCAGAGAATGCTTTCGCTACATGGCTAATTTTATCATGGGTTGCGGTATGCTGCGTGCGGAGTGCGACTCGCTGCGATTCAGTGCTCGGGCGAGGTAGCGCATGCGCCGTCGCCTTCCGCGCCGCCCGCCCGTGCGCGCAGGGCGGCTGAGCTTCACGCGCATGCTATATGCCGTACGATGCAATCACCAAAATAGAACACGCATAATCCTATCGAATGATGAGCTCGCAAACTTCACACATCGGCCAAATATGATATCGATGATATTGAACTTATAATTTGACAACAACTATTCTGATGTTCGATAGATTTTTTCTTCTCTTAGATGGGTATTATGCATAAATACACACTATCACTATTTCCCGAAAATTGCTGTTAGTTGTAAGATAAAACATGATTTTTTACtcttttatgttaattatattaaaaatgttaattaaCGAAGCACTGATCCAATATTCGTTATATGATTATAGttaaatttatataagtagtataatattatgtaagaaAGTTAAAAACCGTTTAGTAAGTAGACATTTAGTATTTTCACACGTTCTGCACAAATTGGTAGCAGGGGCGCAAACGTTTTTCCACTAGAAGGGTTGCAAAGAAAAGCGAGCCCCTAGGGCGGTATTAATAGAGGTGTGCGCTCGCCCCGCCCACACCTGCGCGCGCGCGCCAGCTATGGCAGCGCGCGCGCTCGTATCACGTTTCGCGCTTCCTTACCCTCTGACGCAGCTCCCTTTCGGATTCCAGATCATCTTGGAGGAGACGGATTTTGTCCTGAAAAATACAATATACGCTATCATATGTCCATAAACACTTCACAAGCACTGCACTGGTCCGGCCGGTACCTCCAGCCTGGAGAGAGCACTCAGGTCGGCGCTGTACTCGATGTTGACGTCGGTGGTGCCGCCACCGCTGCTGCGGTAGGTGTACTTGGAGGTTTTCGCCACGGCGGACATTGTCGCTGTTCGTCTCTCGATCGGCAGTCGGCGCTACGTTACCGGTCGGGCACCGTTCGACTAGTGAGAGCGGGAGCGGGCAGCGCGTGCGCTGGTCTGCGGcgcccccgcgcccgcgccccgccGCACCCCCTCCGCACCGCTCCAGGCTCCCGGCGGGCTGGAGCTCGCGGATCGTGTTACCACCCCCGCGCACCCCCCTCTCAGCCTTTTATAGACACGCCCGCCTTACCACCGTCAGCGGTGTCTTTTATTTTGCCCAAAATTTAGCGAATCTCTTTCATCTTATCGGCTGCAGCCGCTGCAGCAGGCGGGTGTCTTCGGCGGCGCAGCACCAGGGTTCACACCACCTGCTACCGTCTGTCTTTTTCCTTGGCAGAAAAACggtaataatctttattttaatcgtTTTGCAGGAGTGCCAGGAAAACTCGAGCATTTCAAACTTATCTTTCATAATTATCACTTTGTGACTGGAGATAAGCgatgattaattttataataagtttgTTGAATGTAGTTGTGGTGGTAGCAGGTGGTGGTGTAAACATGTGCGGGCGTGGGCGACGCAGGCGCAGGTCCCGCCACTTCCTGGTACATGCCGGACGGTCCCTGGCACTACGCGCCCGCATGCCACTGCTGATCTTAACAATGAACTTCTTCTCTTTAAATTTACCTCAGCGCGATTAATGTTTACAAAcattaattacattacatttccTCTGGTTAGAGTAAATTATAGCTGGTTACTGTACTTACCTCAGTCTTCTGTgtattatacaaatacaataggGCAATGCACATTATAATAGATGAGTGTTAAATTAATCACACTAGCATAGGTAAATGATAACATACTTagattaagtatatttgtagcTTATAATATAAAGTTAACAAGTCtcttgaaaaaacaaaagaacataTATTTTCAAGATATTCTAAAACATATTACATATCAGAAAGATATAGTTAGAAAATGATGTCTTAGCATTCTTCATTGAGACGTCAGTACTCTTCTTTTTAGATGTATATTTACAGCTTCTGAAATGTCAACAATCATTTAACATCTCCATTTAATTGAGTGTTATTGAGTCCCTAGACAAGCATTTTGACTCTCAGGAATGATTCCGgaaattaatttgaattaattttcGTGCAatcaggtaggtacttaattatccCTCAATATCATTTAACCACATAaacacagtctcacaaagtgattttgaaaaCGGGAATCGAATTTGGTACTCCACATCATGAGCCGAACACTAACTACTGGACAATGGAAGTAACGTGTGGAACAAATTCCATCAAATGGGTCGTACAAAGAGCAAACTATCAACGGCGTCCCACTACTGACTAGACTCTCCTACTATTCAACTGAATAGATTATCATAAGAGTAGAGCTTGCAAACTGTCGCTTGTCGCACATTTAAATTGCTTCAAATTTCGTGTGGTcaaattttagtttaaaaacgTTAACTTTGAGGAtcattcacaccatgattctagttgatatcaagtgggattttccgtcgcaaaagtatggaactgaaaacaatttaaaaaaaaacacaggaaattccacttgatatcgactcagaatcatagtcgtTATTTATTACGGTGACactgacacccatacgtacttgtatggccacCTGTACGTACtagtacggggtgtaagtgacatcgtaacgaatactgaggggggagAGTcaccattctgagttaatatcaagtggaatattccctcgcaaaagtatagaattgaaaataatttaataaaaaaaaacaaacattgatttggagacggaaaattccacttgatattaactcagaatcatggtttgaatcatcctcctcagtattcgttacgatgttactaacaccctgtattaacaCGACAGAACTTAAATAGCCTGCATATGTCCGTCTGCTAGGCATACTctgccacgctgctccactgctggtgtTCGGGCTAGtgacccgggaccaacggcttattgtGCCCTCTgatgcacggaatcatctaaataatcatatttttctCTCAAGGATCATATtaaacttacaataaaaatataagtacttagacATAATTTACACTTTCCAGGGATGGGCATAGCTGCACGCCATCAGGAGACAACTGCACTCCACGACATATTATCAGCGCTCATATCATCATAATGTGTCCACGTAATTTAATGATGCAGGCATTTAGGTATGTTATATGAAGCTGAAAGTGGGTCGTAAATTTTCATAGGTGTTTATTTAGAGCTTGCTTATCTAGCGTGACGTACAAATCGCATCAGCTTCCAGCGCATCTCCTTGCGACATATCACCTGCATTTTGTCAGCGGATTAATGTACGAAGGAAATGTCAAGATATTTTCTATCGAGAGGAGTGTTATTATTCATCACTCTATTTCAGTTCATGCACGCACAGTTGCCAACAAAAACCTTAAACATTTTACGAATTCTCATATTGTATATGGTAAATGAGTAAGGAACTTTGAATCATTTCCTTGAAAAAATCAGGTTCTATTTTCAGTTAAGGAATGCGGCCGAACGGGTAATCAACAAAATATAACAACGACTTTGAAAGCTCAGAGATATTGACTTGTGTGTGTACATTTGGTGCGTTGCatgaaacaaaaatactaaTGAAAGTTTACAAACATTTCATTTTCGGAAGCGAACtcaaatatacatatatgtaaatTAATATTGCTCGCAATTACTCATAGTAAGAATGTTCACAATTAAAAATGCTTTGAGTATACTGCCAAAACTGTTTTGTATTAGCATTGTCTTACACaatacatta
This genomic interval from Pectinophora gossypiella chromosome Z, ilPecGoss1.1, whole genome shotgun sequence contains the following:
- the LOC126379827 gene encoding paramyosin, long form-like, whose protein sequence is MSAVAKTSKYTYRSSGGGTTDVNIEYSADLSALSRLEDKIRLLQDDLESERELRQRIEREKADLSVQVIQLSERLEEAEGGAESQFEINRKRDTELTKLRKLLEDVHLESEETAHLLKKKHQEIVVDFQEQIDQLTKGKARAEKEKSKFQAEVYELLAQVENVTKEKITIQKTVERLDITISELHIKIEELNRTIVDITSHKQRLSQENVELIKEVQDLKVNIENVSYLKSQLASQLEDARRRLEDEDRRRSILEANLHQVEIDLESVRVQLEEESEARLDLERQLVKSNGELLHWKAKFEAEAAARAEEIEELRRKYSARIQEQEEQIETLIQKISNVEKQKSRLQSEVEVLIIDLEKANGTARELQKRTEQLERVNIEIKSRLEETVQLYEQTQRDLRNKQTEVQRITHELDKTREQKDALGRENKKLGDELHDARANLTELTRRLHELEIELRRLENEREELTAAYKEAEAGRKAEEQRAMRLATELGQFRHEAERRLQEKEEEIEAIRKQTSIEIEQLNARVVEAETKLKTEVTRIKKKLQIQITELELSLDVANKTNIDLQKTIKKQSLQLTEIQTHYDEVQRQLQVTLDQYGVAQRRIQSLTGEVEEIRGNYEQALRAKRSVEQMYEESQTRINELTVINVNLSSSKAKIEQELAAVAADYDEITKELRVSDERYQRVQTELKHTVEHLHEEQERIVKIEAVKKSLEIEVKNISVRLEEVEANAIVGGKRIISKLEARIKDMELEMDEEKRRHAETIKILRKKERQLKEVIIQCEEDQKNITLLQDSLEKTSQKVNIYKRQLAEQEGMSQQSVTRVRRFQRELEAAEDRADVAESNLSLIRAKHRTFVTTSTVPGSQVYLVQESRALSTE
- the LOC126379838 gene encoding paramyosin, short form-like, translated to MAPVKVPNYCKWNRPPTAVYEDNYGYGINFYQPMIDYISAKERGVSSKPPHLPWNNERGLEKYRFDKPVRAYSNEDLTRIAREVSEQAKKDLNKYNISKRAPITVVATAAAANVTKHVGVESVTVKAKKKKVEREAIKAERQKKRMDEIEKELQQYEREANVGAELRGKAMMYRGKSAKAIAQTLLQETRKNCAEGQMRKMDLHARKALIDRSLARSTENLISSMMSESRISNISKMSESKFSESLSEAVRSIREVSPRRCIVTVETEYPAIQETYMQTLSDLKETLKQFDRLNTRLLIDTRYKSTPHK